In Bacteroidia bacterium, one genomic interval encodes:
- a CDS encoding VWA domain-containing protein, translating to MQLFRKLFFLLLYIIVFISTVGAQKNNSLPLTRIEFLFDASQSMYAQWQTNTRFEIAKKLLSEMVDSLDKITNVEMALRVYGHTKKFPPQDCDDTRLEVPFGKNKAYLIKKRLSEINPSGTTPIAQSLNECGNDFPADPARNIIILITDGIEECNGDPCAVSLMLQRKGIILKPFVIGLGLSKEYKDVFNCVGNYYDAVDETGFRTVFNVVISQALNNTTVQVNLLDEKHRPTETNVNMTFYDTYSGALRYNFIHTLNAKGLPDTLLIDPLGTYDIVVNTIPPVRKDSNKIVAGKHNTIGIDCPQGDLFLKFDGTSDYKNLQCIVRKKDDSQTLHVQAFNTTTRYLTGNYDLEVLCLPRLIINDVNIAQSKTTTVQIPNPGMATFQSVSVGYGSVYLEKDNKLNWVCNLSETNTHESILLQPGNYRVVFRPKISKEAIYTIEKTFRITSGSGITVNINK from the coding sequence ATGCAGCTCTTTAGGAAACTTTTTTTCCTTCTGTTATATATTATTGTTTTTATATCAACTGTCGGGGCGCAAAAAAATAATTCATTACCTCTTACACGGATCGAGTTTTTATTTGATGCATCACAAAGCATGTATGCACAATGGCAAACAAATACCCGATTTGAAATAGCCAAAAAGCTATTGTCTGAGATGGTTGACAGCTTAGATAAAATTACCAATGTTGAAATGGCTTTGCGTGTTTATGGTCACACCAAAAAATTTCCACCACAGGATTGTGATGACACCAGACTTGAAGTTCCTTTTGGAAAGAACAAAGCCTATCTGATTAAAAAAAGACTATCGGAAATCAATCCAAGTGGTACAACACCCATTGCTCAATCGCTTAATGAATGTGGCAACGACTTTCCAGCCGACCCGGCACGAAATATTATTATTCTCATTACCGATGGTATAGAAGAATGTAATGGTGACCCGTGTGCAGTTTCGCTAATGTTACAACGAAAAGGAATTATTCTCAAACCTTTTGTCATCGGACTCGGACTTTCTAAAGAGTATAAAGACGTATTTAATTGTGTTGGCAATTATTATGATGCAGTTGATGAAACAGGATTCCGAACTGTTTTCAATGTTGTTATTTCACAAGCATTAAACAACACAACTGTTCAGGTTAACCTGCTGGATGAAAAACACAGGCCAACAGAAACCAATGTAAATATGACCTTTTATGACACCTACTCAGGGGCTTTACGCTATAATTTTATTCATACGCTGAATGCCAAAGGACTACCGGATACTTTACTGATTGATCCATTGGGTACTTATGATATTGTTGTAAACACCATTCCGCCTGTTAGAAAAGACAGCAATAAAATTGTTGCCGGCAAACACAACACTATTGGCATAGACTGTCCGCAGGGTGATTTGTTTTTAAAATTTGACGGCACAAGTGATTATAAAAACCTTCAATGCATTGTCAGAAAAAAAGACGACAGTCAAACCCTGCATGTTCAGGCTTTTAACACAACAACACGCTACCTCACCGGAAATTACGACCTTGAAGTATTATGTCTGCCAAGGCTAATTATCAATGATGTAAACATTGCACAGAGCAAAACCACTACCGTTCAGATACCAAATCCGGGTATGGCAACGTTTCAATCTGTTTCTGTTGGCTACGGAAGTGTATATCTGGAAAAAGACAACAAGCTTAACTGGGTTTGTAACCTTAGCGAAACCAACACCCACGAAAGTATATTACTGCAACCCGGAAACTACAGAGTAGTATTCAGACCAAAAATCTCGAAAGAAGCAATTTATACAATAGAAAAAACATTCCGCATCACCTCAGGATCGGGAATCACTGTTAACATCAACAAATAA
- a CDS encoding sigma-70 family RNA polymerase sigma factor, with protein MNHYSDKELLEQFNNGNADYAFNLIVRKYQQKIYAHVRHLVVDHDDADDLTQTTFIKAWKALGNFRADAQLYTWLYRIATNECYTFLKNKRKRFFIPIHDVEAELTEKPEHEPSLKANELELKLQKAILSLPEKQRVVFSLRYYDEMKYEDMSEVLGTSVGALKASYHHAAQKIEKFLQSF; from the coding sequence TTGAATCACTACTCAGATAAGGAACTGCTAGAGCAATTTAATAACGGTAATGCCGATTATGCATTTAACCTCATTGTCAGGAAGTATCAGCAGAAAATTTATGCTCATGTAAGGCATTTGGTTGTAGATCATGACGATGCCGATGATTTGACACAAACCACATTTATCAAAGCATGGAAAGCCTTAGGAAATTTCAGGGCCGATGCACAACTTTATACTTGGCTTTACAGAATTGCTACCAATGAATGTTATACATTTCTGAAAAACAAAAGGAAACGTTTTTTTATTCCTATTCATGATGTTGAAGCAGAATTGACAGAAAAACCAGAGCATGAACCGTCTCTAAAAGCCAATGAATTAGAATTAAAACTTCAAAAAGCAATATTATCTTTACCGGAAAAACAGAGAGTGGTATTTTCTCTCAGATACTATGATGAAATGAAATACGAAGACATGAGCGAGGTTCTTGGCACATCAGTAGGTGCCCTTAAAGCTTCTTATCATCATGCAGCACAAAAAATTGAAAAATTCTTACAGTCATTTTAA
- a CDS encoding transketolase C-terminal domain-containing protein, with product MKKYTFTEKKDTRSGFGAGLLEVGKANPNVVALCADLTGSLKMDAFQKAFPERFFQCGIAEANMMGIAAGMTIGGKIPFTGTFANFSTGRVYDQIRQSITYSGKNVKICASHAGLTLGEDGATHQILEDIGMMKMLPGMTVINPCDYNQTKAATIAIAKHIGPVYLRFGRPSWPVFIPENTPFEIGKALLLNEGSDVSIFATGHLVWKAIEAGMALADMGISAEIINIHTIKPLDEKAVIQSVSKTGCAVTAEEHQINGGLGDSICQLLARHSPSPVEMVGVKDTFGESGTPDALMTKYGLDSKNIVFAVEQVLQRKKELAG from the coding sequence ATGAAAAAATACACTTTCACCGAAAAAAAAGATACCCGTTCAGGTTTTGGCGCAGGGTTGTTAGAAGTTGGGAAAGCAAACCCCAATGTTGTGGCATTATGCGCTGACCTTACAGGTTCGTTAAAAATGGATGCTTTTCAGAAAGCGTTTCCGGAGCGGTTTTTTCAATGTGGTATAGCCGAAGCTAATATGATGGGAATAGCTGCAGGCATGACCATAGGCGGAAAAATTCCTTTTACCGGAACGTTTGCAAATTTCTCCACCGGAAGAGTTTATGACCAGATAAGGCAATCAATTACTTATTCAGGTAAAAATGTAAAAATATGTGCGTCTCATGCAGGTCTAACATTAGGCGAAGATGGTGCAACACATCAGATACTTGAAGACATTGGCATGATGAAAATGTTGCCCGGTATGACTGTCATTAATCCATGCGATTATAATCAAACCAAGGCAGCCACCATTGCTATTGCAAAACATATTGGGCCTGTTTATTTGCGTTTTGGACGCCCATCCTGGCCGGTATTTATTCCTGAGAATACACCCTTTGAAATAGGTAAAGCATTATTGTTGAATGAAGGTAGTGATGTAAGCATTTTTGCCACAGGTCACTTGGTTTGGAAAGCTATTGAAGCCGGAATGGCACTTGCCGATATGGGCATTTCTGCTGAAATAATAAATATTCACACCATTAAACCTCTTGATGAAAAAGCAGTCATACAATCAGTTTCAAAAACCGGATGTGCAGTAACGGCAGAAGAACATCAGATAAACGGAGGGCTTGGAGATAGTATTTGTCAGTTATTGGCACGTCATTCGCCTTCACCAGTAGAAATGGTTGGAGTAAAAGACACATTCGGTGAAAGTGGAACACCTGATGCGCTTATGACAAAATACGGACTCGACAGTAAGAATATTGTCTTTGCTGTTGAACAGGTTTTGCAACGCAAAAAGGAATTGGCTGGCTAA
- a CDS encoding succinate dehydrogenase cytochrome b subunit: MSSNSVLSLFKSSIGKKVIMALTGLFLSIFLVVHVSGNLQLFKTDSGLSFNQYSVLMTTNPFIKTISYLLYITIVLHAIRGIMLVLENKKARPVSYAMYNGKANSKWASRNMGLLGTVILFFIVIHLNDFWYQYKFGHIPFTMYKTELTTGNLVEVKEMEAGFKMGSKMEEMIVGDHKYVIVKDLYKEVKDEFKEWWMVLIYVVSMAAVSFHLYHGFKSSFQSLGLNHRKYNGLIQSIGTWVFAIIIPASFAAMPLYFFINR, from the coding sequence ATGTCATCAAATAGTGTACTTAGCCTGTTTAAATCATCCATTGGTAAGAAAGTTATCATGGCGCTGACAGGACTTTTTTTAAGTATATTCCTAGTGGTTCACGTAAGTGGAAATCTCCAGTTGTTTAAAACAGATTCAGGTTTGTCATTTAACCAATATTCTGTTTTAATGACTACCAATCCTTTCATTAAGACTATATCTTATCTATTGTACATCACAATAGTATTACATGCCATAAGAGGGATTATGCTGGTGCTTGAAAACAAAAAAGCACGGCCGGTATCTTATGCCATGTATAATGGAAAGGCTAATAGCAAATGGGCATCACGCAATATGGGTTTGCTGGGTACTGTGATTTTGTTTTTTATTGTTATCCATCTGAATGATTTTTGGTATCAGTATAAATTCGGACATATTCCATTTACCATGTATAAGACAGAACTGACTACAGGTAACTTAGTTGAAGTAAAAGAAATGGAAGCCGGTTTTAAAATGGGTTCAAAAATGGAAGAGATGATTGTTGGCGATCATAAATATGTAATTGTAAAAGATTTATATAAAGAGGTTAAAGACGAATTTAAAGAATGGTGGATGGTGCTTATTTATGTTGTTAGCATGGCAGCAGTATCATTCCATCTTTATCATGGCTTCAAAAGTTCATTTCAATCTTTAGGACTCAACCACAGAAAATACAATGGACTAATACAGTCAATAGGCACATGGGTTTTTGCCATTATTATTCCGGCAAGTTTTGCTGCAATGCCGCTATATTTTTTTATTAACCGATAA
- a CDS encoding transketolase, which produces MPTTEQLVKISTQVRRDIVRMIHAVQSGHPGGSLGCADFLTALYFEIMKHNPAGFSMDGKNEDLFFLSNGHISPVWYSVLARSGYFDIKELSTFRSINSRLQGHPTTHEGLPGVRMSSGSLGQGLSVAIGAAQSKKLNNDNTIVYSLHGDGELQEGQIWEAMMYAAAKKIDNLIATVDYNGQQIDGAVNDVLSLGNLKAKWEAFGWHVLQMNGNEMKQVVETLQNARLHTGNGKPVVILMTTVMGFGVDFMMGSHKWHGIAPNDEQLKQALAQLPETIGDY; this is translated from the coding sequence ATGCCCACAACAGAACAGCTTGTTAAAATCAGCACTCAAGTCAGACGCGATATTGTTCGCATGATACATGCCGTTCAAAGCGGACACCCCGGTGGATCTTTAGGTTGTGCCGATTTTCTAACTGCCCTTTATTTTGAAATTATGAAACACAATCCAGCAGGTTTTAGCATGGATGGTAAAAACGAGGACCTCTTTTTCCTTTCAAACGGTCATATCTCACCCGTGTGGTATAGTGTCTTAGCCAGAAGCGGCTATTTCGATATTAAAGAATTATCAACATTCCGCAGCATCAACAGTCGTTTACAGGGTCACCCAACAACACATGAAGGGCTACCTGGTGTTCGTATGTCATCAGGGTCACTAGGTCAGGGGCTTAGTGTTGCTATTGGTGCAGCTCAGTCAAAAAAATTAAATAACGATAATACCATTGTTTATTCACTGCATGGTGATGGAGAGCTACAGGAGGGTCAGATTTGGGAAGCGATGATGTATGCTGCCGCTAAAAAAATTGATAACCTTATTGCTACAGTTGATTATAACGGCCAACAGATTGACGGTGCTGTGAATGATGTTCTTTCATTAGGCAACCTTAAAGCAAAATGGGAGGCATTTGGATGGCATGTGCTTCAGATGAATGGAAACGAAATGAAGCAAGTAGTTGAAACACTCCAAAATGCACGTCTGCATACAGGAAATGGCAAACCTGTCGTTATATTAATGACTACTGTTATGGGTTTTGGTGTTGACTTTATGATGGGTTCACACAAATGGCATGGCATTGCACCAAACGATGAACAGCTAAAACAAGCACTGGCACAACTGCCTGAAACCATTGGCGATTATTAA
- the apaG gene encoding Co2+/Mg2+ efflux protein ApaG, translating into MSTEVTAGIKVTVETFFQPTHSNPVQHHYVFAYRITISNESEESIKLKRRHWYIIDSDNARREVEGEGVVGEQPVIEPGQLYQYVSGCNLNTEIGKMYGTYLMERLNDNKMFYVKIPEFRMVVPSKMN; encoded by the coding sequence ATGTCAACGGAGGTAACAGCGGGAATAAAAGTAACGGTTGAAACTTTTTTTCAACCCACCCACTCCAACCCTGTTCAACATCATTATGTATTCGCCTATAGGATTACCATTTCAAACGAAAGCGAAGAAAGTATTAAATTAAAACGCAGACATTGGTATATCATAGACAGCGATAATGCCAGACGTGAAGTTGAAGGCGAGGGTGTTGTAGGAGAACAACCGGTTATTGAACCTGGTCAGCTTTACCAATATGTTTCGGGCTGCAACCTGAATACGGAAATAGGAAAAATGTATGGCACCTATCTTATGGAACGCCTTAACGATAATAAAATGTTTTATGTTAAGATACCTGAATTTAGAATGGTTGTGCCTTCAAAAATGAATTAG
- the rpe gene encoding ribulose-phosphate 3-epimerase: MHLIAPSILSADFSQLSVDVTMINTSVADWFHVDVMDGVFVPNISLGFPVIKAIKKHAKKPLDVHLMIVKPERYVEQFREAGADVLTVHLEASTHLHRTLQQIKKEGMKAGVAINPHTPVASLSDIIFEADLICMMSVNPGFGGQKFIENTYRKIHELKELIAIHNSKTLIEIDGGVDLNNFKKLIAAGADVLVAGNTVFSSTDPKATIEVLKKG, translated from the coding sequence ATGCATCTCATTGCTCCATCAATTCTTTCGGCCGATTTTTCTCAATTAAGTGTTGATGTGACAATGATAAACACCAGCGTTGCCGATTGGTTTCATGTAGATGTTATGGATGGCGTTTTTGTACCCAACATATCTTTAGGATTTCCGGTGATAAAAGCCATTAAGAAACATGCTAAAAAGCCTTTGGATGTGCATCTCATGATTGTAAAACCTGAGAGATATGTTGAACAATTTAGGGAAGCAGGTGCCGATGTACTTACCGTTCATTTAGAAGCATCAACACATCTGCATCGAACCTTACAACAGATAAAAAAAGAAGGTATGAAAGCCGGAGTGGCCATAAATCCACATACTCCTGTAGCATCATTAAGCGATATTATTTTTGAAGCCGATTTAATTTGTATGATGAGCGTGAATCCCGGTTTTGGCGGTCAGAAATTTATAGAGAATACTTACAGAAAAATTCACGAGTTGAAAGAACTGATTGCCATTCACAACTCAAAAACACTTATAGAAATTGATGGTGGTGTTGACCTGAACAATTTCAAAAAACTTATTGCTGCAGGTGCTGATGTACTTGTTGCAGGAAATACTGTTTTTAGTTCTACTGACCCAAAGGCAACAATCGAGGTTCTTAAAAAAGGATAA
- a CDS encoding fumarate reductase/succinate dehydrogenase flavoprotein subunit, which yields MTNNILDAHIPDGEIEKKWSKYRSTVPLINPANKRNLEIIVIGSGLAGASAAASLAELGYKVKVFCFQDSARRAHSIAAQGGINAAKNYQNDGDSIYRLFYDTVKGGDYRSREANVYRLAEVSGNIIDQCVAQGVPFAREYGGLLSNRSFGGVQVQRTFYAAGQTGQQLLLGAYSALMRQVGMGAVTMYSRHEMLDIVKIDGKCRGIIARNLITGELERHFGHAVLMCSGGYGNVFYLSTNAMGSNVTAAWKAHKNGAYFANPCFTQIHPTCIPVSGEHQSKLTLMSESLRNDGRIWVPKKKEDAEAIRAGKLNPNDLKEEDRDYYLERRYPAYGNLVPRDVASRAAKERCDAGFGVNATGEAVYLDFAYNMKYKYGKMEATMNSIENPTEEQLFDLGKAVVKEKYGNLFDMYKQITGVDPYHNPMMIYPAVHYTMGGLWVDYNLMTTVPGLYALGEANFSDHGANRLGASALMQGLADGYFVIPYTIGAYLSSEIRTKAISTDHEEFVAAENRVRETLQKLMHIKGTKSVDHFHRQLGKIMWEKCGMARNAVALKEAIVEIQELRKQFWADVRIPGEMNEFNPELEKAGRVADFLELGELMCMDALQRNESCGGHFREEHQTEEGEAMRDDDNFAFAAAWELTGDSQWKMNKEELKFENIKIAQRSYK from the coding sequence ATGACAAACAACATACTTGACGCACATATTCCTGACGGTGAGATAGAAAAGAAATGGAGTAAATACCGTTCAACGGTGCCATTGATAAATCCTGCCAATAAAAGAAACCTTGAAATCATTGTTATTGGCTCAGGCCTTGCAGGAGCCTCAGCAGCAGCTTCACTTGCCGAGTTGGGATATAAAGTAAAAGTTTTTTGCTTTCAGGATTCAGCACGCAGAGCTCACAGTATTGCAGCACAGGGAGGAATCAATGCAGCTAAAAACTATCAGAATGATGGCGACTCAATTTATCGCTTATTTTATGATACGGTTAAAGGCGGTGATTACCGTTCACGCGAAGCTAACGTATATCGCCTTGCCGAAGTAAGTGGAAATATTATTGACCAATGTGTTGCACAAGGAGTTCCTTTTGCCCGCGAATATGGTGGATTATTGAGTAACAGATCTTTTGGTGGTGTACAGGTACAACGTACATTTTATGCTGCCGGACAAACCGGACAACAGTTACTTCTTGGAGCATACAGCGCATTAATGCGGCAAGTTGGAATGGGTGCTGTAACCATGTATTCCAGACATGAGATGCTGGATATTGTGAAAATAGACGGTAAGTGCCGTGGCATCATTGCCCGTAATTTAATTACAGGAGAATTAGAAAGACATTTCGGACATGCTGTACTGATGTGTAGTGGAGGTTACGGAAATGTGTTTTACCTTTCGACCAATGCAATGGGTAGCAACGTTACTGCTGCATGGAAAGCTCACAAGAATGGAGCTTATTTTGCAAATCCTTGTTTCACGCAAATACACCCAACCTGTATTCCGGTATCAGGCGAACATCAATCAAAACTTACCCTCATGAGTGAGTCGCTAAGAAATGATGGACGTATTTGGGTTCCGAAGAAAAAAGAAGATGCAGAAGCCATTCGAGCAGGCAAACTAAACCCTAATGATTTAAAAGAAGAAGACAGAGATTACTATTTGGAAAGAAGATATCCTGCCTACGGTAATTTAGTGCCTAGAGATGTTGCCTCGCGTGCTGCAAAAGAGCGTTGCGATGCAGGCTTTGGCGTTAATGCTACTGGTGAAGCTGTTTATCTTGACTTTGCTTATAACATGAAGTATAAGTATGGTAAAATGGAAGCTACTATGAATAGTATTGAGAATCCTACAGAAGAGCAGCTTTTTGATTTAGGTAAAGCAGTAGTAAAAGAAAAATACGGTAACCTTTTTGACATGTATAAGCAGATTACCGGTGTGGACCCTTACCATAACCCGATGATGATTTATCCTGCTGTGCACTACACAATGGGTGGCTTGTGGGTTGACTATAATCTAATGACCACCGTCCCCGGGCTTTACGCACTTGGAGAAGCTAACTTTAGTGATCATGGGGCAAATCGTTTGGGTGCTTCTGCACTGATGCAAGGTCTGGCTGACGGATATTTTGTGATTCCTTATACTATTGGGGCTTACCTCAGCAGCGAAATCAGAACCAAAGCCATCAGTACCGACCATGAAGAGTTTGTTGCTGCGGAAAATCGTGTGAGAGAAACATTGCAAAAGCTTATGCATATCAAAGGAACAAAATCAGTTGACCATTTTCATCGTCAACTTGGAAAAATAATGTGGGAGAAATGTGGCATGGCTCGTAATGCAGTTGCATTAAAAGAAGCAATAGTAGAAATACAAGAGCTGAGAAAGCAATTCTGGGCTGATGTTCGTATTCCTGGTGAAATGAATGAGTTCAATCCTGAATTGGAGAAAGCAGGCAGAGTAGCAGATTTTCTTGAGTTAGGTGAATTGATGTGTATGGATGCATTGCAACGTAATGAGTCATGTGGAGGACACTTCAGAGAAGAACATCAGACCGAAGAAGGGGAAGCCATGCGTGATGATGACAACTTTGCCTTTGCAGCTGCCTGGGAATTGACCGGTGATTCACAATGGAAAATGAATAAGGAAGAGTTGAAATTTGAAAACATTAAAATTGCACAACGTAGTTATAAATAA